One region of Vitis vinifera cultivar Pinot Noir 40024 chromosome 1, ASM3070453v1 genomic DNA includes:
- the LOC100263616 gene encoding uncharacterized protein LOC100263616, translating into MGSEGPKPVVIHVTGFKKFQGVAENPTETIVSNLRDFIQKRGLPNGVTLGSCIVLETAGDGALPMLYKIMESGISGADALSNEQVVWLHLGVNGGAHKFAIERQAVNEASFRCPDELGWQPQQLPIVLEDGGTTQTRQTSCSVEAIMKFLKKKGYDVTTSDDAGRFVCNYVYYHSLRFAEQKGHKSLFVHVPLFSKIDKETQMQFAASLLEAIAATC; encoded by the exons ATGGGGTCTGAAGGGCCAAAACCTGTTGTCATTCATGTAACTGGattcaagaaatttcaaggggTTGCTGAGAATCCAACAGAGACTATAGTTAGCAATCTGAGGGATTTCATTCAAAAGAGGGGATTGCCCAATGGAGTCACCCTTGGGAGCTGCATTGTTCTTGAAACCGCAGGAGATGGTGCACTGCCCATGCTTTACAAGATCATGGAATCAGGCATCTCAGGAGCTGATGCTTTGAGCAATGAACAAGTTGTATGG CTTCACTTGGGGGTGAATGGTGGGGCACACAAATTTGCCATCGAGCGACAGGCAGTGAATGAGGCCTCTTTCCGTTGTCCAGATGAGCTTGGATGGCAACCTCAG CAACTCCCAATAGTCCTTGAGGATGGAGGAACTACCCAGACAAGACAG ACTTCTTGCTCTGTTGAAGCAATCATGAAGTTCTTGAAGAAGAAGGGCTATGATGTGACAACATCTGATGATGCTGGCCGTTTTGTGTGCAATTATGTCTATTATCACTCTCTCCGGTTTGCAGAACAGAAAGGCCACAAGTCTCTCTTTGTCCACGTTCCTCTCTTTTCTAAGATCGACAAAGAGACCCAGATGCAATTTGCTGCCTCCCTTCTGGAGGCCATTGCAGCTACATGCTGA
- the LOC109122670 gene encoding pentatricopeptide repeat-containing protein At1g74600, chloroplastic isoform X1, whose translation MQRRNLLFFPRSITNTSLNFTSTASSPSASLLLDSYCETNPHVDLYSNNRAIDSLIKSGSLASALHLFEKMPIRDVVTWNLLINGYRQHELPKQAFQYYSEMVFQGIRESSSTFSSVLSVCSNAGLHQEAIQVHSRVIFLGFSSNLYVAGSLVDLYMQMGDCDTALRLFSNLPRRNLAICNLVLRGFCELSRSEWLFTMYSAMKEECVKPNGLTFCYLIRGCGNGRFCDEGKQLHCHAIKVGWVEANLFAANALVDFYCVCGNLIDAKKSFEAIRDEDVISWNSIVSVFAASGLLSDALELFARMQSWGKKPSIRSFVGFLNAAIGCDNIIFGKQIQSHVVKLGFAPGSVHVESALINMYGKCGDIKSSVSVFESVPERTLEICNSLMSSLLHCGIVEDVLELFGLMVDEGIGVDEVTLSTSLKASLVSAFGSLACCRLLHCCAIKSGFEFDTAVSCSLIDAYSKYGHVELSHQIFEQLHSPNAICFTSIINGYARNGMGREGLEMLEIMAKQGLKPDRVTFLCALTGCSHSGLVEEGRSVFNSMKSIHGIHPDQQHYSCMVDLLGRAGLLDEAEGLLKHAPAKSDSVMWSSLLQSCRIHGDTIVGRRAAKVLMELEPEDPATYLQASSFYSEIGELEISMQIREIAIARRMKREMGHSLIEVNSHS comes from the coding sequence ATGCAGAGAAGGAATCTACTATTCTTTCCCAGAAGCATAACAAACACTTCACTGAATTTCACATCCACAGCTTCATCTCCATCCGCTTCTCTGCTATTGGACTCGTACTGTGAAACCAATCCGCATGTGGATCTCTACTCCAACAACCGAGCAATTGATTCATTGATCAAATCTGGGTCCCTAGCCTCTGCCCTTCACTTGTTCGAAAAAATGCCCATCCGTGATGTAGTTACTTGGAATTTGCTAATTAATGGGTATCGTCAGCATGAACTTCCCAAACAGGCTTTTCAGTACTACAGTGAAATGGTTTTCCAGGGCATTAGAGAAAGTTCCTCCACTTTTTCTTCTGTTTTGAGCGTTTGCAGCAATGCAGGTTTGCACCAGGAGGCAATTCAAGTTCATAGCAGGGTGATTTTTCTCGGGTTCAGTTCGAACTTGTATGTGGCAGGTTCGCTTGTTGATCTTTATATGCAGATGGGAGACTGTGATACTGCCTTAAGATTGTTCAGTAACTTGCCTAGAAGAAATTTGGCTATATGCAATTTGGTTTTACGTGGGTTTTGTGAACTTAGTCGATCGGAATGGTTATTCACCATGTACTCTGCAATGAAAGAAGAATGTGTTAAGCCGAATGGCCTTACTTTCTGTTATTTAATTCGCGGATGTGGTAACGGTAGGTTTTGTGACGAGGGGAAGCAGCTGCATTGTCATGCAATTAAGGTTGGATGGGTAGAAGCTAATTTATTTGCTGCTAATGCTTTGGTGGATTTTTACTGTGTTTGTGGGAATTTGATTGACGCTAAGAAATCATTTGAAGCTATTCGAGATGAGGATGTCATATCATGGAATTCAATTGTTTCTGTGTTTGCTGCTAGTGGTTTGCTTTCTGATGCTCTTGAACTATTTGCTAGGATGCAGTCATGGGGGAAGAAGCCGTCCATCCGTTCATTTGTGGGATTCCTAAATGCAGCTATTGGATGTGacaatattatttttgggaAGCAAATTCAGAGTCATGTTGTGAAATTGGGTTTTGCTCCTGGGAGTGTCCATGTTGAATCTGCCTTGATCAATATGTATGGGAAATGTGGCGACATCAAAAGCTCAGTATCTGTGTTTGAGAGTGTGCCTGAGAGAACTCTGGAGATCTGCAACTCACTGATGTCATCTTTGTTGCACTGTGGTATTGTTGAAGATGTGCTGGAGTTGTTTGGTTTAATGGTTGATGAGGGAATTGGAGTTGATGAAGTCACTTTGTCCACTTCACTAAAGGCATCGTTAGTATCTGCTTTTGGAAGTTTGGCATGCTGTAGATTGCTGCATTGTTGTGCAATAAAATCAGGTTTTGAATTTGATACTGCAGTTTCATGTTCTTTAATTGATGCATATTCAAAATATGGTCATGTCGAACTTTCACATCAGATTTTTGAACAACTTCATTCACCAAATGCAATATGTTTCACTTCAATCATTAATGGGTATGCACGGAATGGAATGGGCAGAGAAGGCCTTGAAATGCTTGAAATCATGGCTAAACAGGGCCTGAAACCAGATAGAGTGACATTTCTGTGTGCATTGACAGGGTGCAGTCATTCAGGGTTGGTTGAAGAAGGAAGATCGGTGTTTAACTCAATGAAGAGTATTCATGGCATTCACCCAGATCAGCAGCATTATTCATGTATGGTAGATCTTCTGGGTCGTGCAGGTCTGTTAGATGAAGCTGAAGGACTGTTAAAACATGCCCCAGCAAAGAGCGATTCTGTGATGTGGAGCTCACTGCTGCAAAGTTGTCGGATCCATGGTGATACTATAGTAGGAAGAAGAGCAGCAAAAGTCTTGATGGAGCTGGAACCCGAGGACCCTGCAACTTATTTGCAAGCTTCAAGCTTTTACTCTGAAATTGGGGAGCTTGAGATCTCAATGCAAATCAGAGAGATTGCAATTGCAAGAAGAATGAAGAGAGAGATGGGTCACAGTTTAATTGAGGTGAACAGTCACAGTTAA
- the LOC109122670 gene encoding pentatricopeptide repeat-containing protein At3g05340 isoform X2: MQRRNLLFFPRSITNTSLNFTSTASSPSASLLLDSYCETNPHVDLYSNNRAIDSLIKSGSLASALHLFEKMPIRDVVTWNLLINGYRQHELPKQAFQYYSEMVFQGIRESSSTFSSVLSVCSNAGLHQEAIQVHSRVIFLGFSSNLYVAGSLVDLYMQMGDCDTALRLFSNLPRRNLAICNLVLRGFCELSRSEWLFTMYSAMKEECVKPNGLTFCYLIRGCGNGRFCDEGKQLHCHAIKVGWVEANLFAANALVDFYCVCGNLIDAKKSFEAIRDEDVISWNSIVSVFAASGLLSDALELFARMQSWGKKPSIRSFVGFLNAAIGCDNIIFGKQIQSHVVKLGFAPGSVHVESALINMYGKCGDIKSSVSVFESVPERTLEICNSLMSSLLHCGIVEDVLELFGLMVDEGIGVDEVTLSTSLKASLVSAFGSLACCRLLHCCAIKSGCSHSGLVEEGRSVFNSMKSIHGIHPDQQHYSCMVDLLGRAGLLDEAEGLLKHAPAKSDSVMWSSLLQSCRIHGDTIVGRRAAKVLMELEPEDPATYLQASSFYSEIGELEISMQIREIAIARRMKREMGHSLIEVNSHS; the protein is encoded by the exons ATGCAGAGAAGGAATCTACTATTCTTTCCCAGAAGCATAACAAACACTTCACTGAATTTCACATCCACAGCTTCATCTCCATCCGCTTCTCTGCTATTGGACTCGTACTGTGAAACCAATCCGCATGTGGATCTCTACTCCAACAACCGAGCAATTGATTCATTGATCAAATCTGGGTCCCTAGCCTCTGCCCTTCACTTGTTCGAAAAAATGCCCATCCGTGATGTAGTTACTTGGAATTTGCTAATTAATGGGTATCGTCAGCATGAACTTCCCAAACAGGCTTTTCAGTACTACAGTGAAATGGTTTTCCAGGGCATTAGAGAAAGTTCCTCCACTTTTTCTTCTGTTTTGAGCGTTTGCAGCAATGCAGGTTTGCACCAGGAGGCAATTCAAGTTCATAGCAGGGTGATTTTTCTCGGGTTCAGTTCGAACTTGTATGTGGCAGGTTCGCTTGTTGATCTTTATATGCAGATGGGAGACTGTGATACTGCCTTAAGATTGTTCAGTAACTTGCCTAGAAGAAATTTGGCTATATGCAATTTGGTTTTACGTGGGTTTTGTGAACTTAGTCGATCGGAATGGTTATTCACCATGTACTCTGCAATGAAAGAAGAATGTGTTAAGCCGAATGGCCTTACTTTCTGTTATTTAATTCGCGGATGTGGTAACGGTAGGTTTTGTGACGAGGGGAAGCAGCTGCATTGTCATGCAATTAAGGTTGGATGGGTAGAAGCTAATTTATTTGCTGCTAATGCTTTGGTGGATTTTTACTGTGTTTGTGGGAATTTGATTGACGCTAAGAAATCATTTGAAGCTATTCGAGATGAGGATGTCATATCATGGAATTCAATTGTTTCTGTGTTTGCTGCTAGTGGTTTGCTTTCTGATGCTCTTGAACTATTTGCTAGGATGCAGTCATGGGGGAAGAAGCCGTCCATCCGTTCATTTGTGGGATTCCTAAATGCAGCTATTGGATGTGacaatattatttttgggaAGCAAATTCAGAGTCATGTTGTGAAATTGGGTTTTGCTCCTGGGAGTGTCCATGTTGAATCTGCCTTGATCAATATGTATGGGAAATGTGGCGACATCAAAAGCTCAGTATCTGTGTTTGAGAGTGTGCCTGAGAGAACTCTGGAGATCTGCAACTCACTGATGTCATCTTTGTTGCACTGTGGTATTGTTGAAGATGTGCTGGAGTTGTTTGGTTTAATGGTTGATGAGGGAATTGGAGTTGATGAAGTCACTTTGTCCACTTCACTAAAGGCATCGTTAGTATCTGCTTTTGGAAGTTTGGCATGCTGTAGATTGCTGCATTGTTGTGCAATAAAATCAG GGTGCAGTCATTCAGGGTTGGTTGAAGAAGGAAGATCGGTGTTTAACTCAATGAAGAGTATTCATGGCATTCACCCAGATCAGCAGCATTATTCATGTATGGTAGATCTTCTGGGTCGTGCAGGTCTGTTAGATGAAGCTGAAGGACTGTTAAAACATGCCCCAGCAAAGAGCGATTCTGTGATGTGGAGCTCACTGCTGCAAAGTTGTCGGATCCATGGTGATACTATAGTAGGAAGAAGAGCAGCAAAAGTCTTGATGGAGCTGGAACCCGAGGACCCTGCAACTTATTTGCAAGCTTCAAGCTTTTACTCTGAAATTGGGGAGCTTGAGATCTCAATGCAAATCAGAGAGATTGCAATTGCAAGAAGAATGAAGAGAGAGATGGGTCACAGTTTAATTGAGGTGAACAGTCACAGTTAA
- the LOC100263605 gene encoding probable polygalacturonase At1g80170 produces the protein MFKFFLVSFLGLLIAAHGVAENRVYDDIAMIEELESFDIEEGNDVEFSESPLWTSEHVSKILVNVDAFGAAGDGVADDTQAFLSAWDKACSTPKSVLLVPQGRSYLVNATRFKGPCADKLLIQIDGTIVAPDEPKNWDPKNPRNWLDFSKLKGVLFQGGGIIDGSGSKWWASSCKRNKSNPCRGAPTALTIDSSSSVWVKGLTIQNSQQMHFTISRSQSVRIIDVQVSAPEDSPNTDGIHITDSTNVLLQNCKIGTGDDCISIVSGSSNIKMKTIYCGPGHGISIGSLGKDNSSGIVTKVVLDSAFLRGTTNGLRIKTWQGGSGFVRAVRYQNVRMEDVANPILIDQFYCDSPNECKNQTSAVQISQIMYRNISGTTKSAKAMKFACSDSFPCNNIVVSNINLEKKDGTVETYCNSATGFGYGTVHPAADCLSSSDKECIINNTENEELAEAIPEDLVHTEL, from the exons atgtttaaatttttcttggtttcctTTCTTGGCTTGCTGATAGCAGCTCATGGAGTTGCAGAAAACAGGGTATATGATGACATTGCTATGATTGAAGAGCTCGAAAGCTTTGACATTGAAGAAGGAAATGACGTTGAGTTTTCTGAGAGCCCATTGTGGACAAGTGAACATGTCAGCAAAATTCTTGTGAATGTGGATGCCTTTGGTGCAGCTGGGGATGGGGTTGCAGATGATACCCAG GCCTTCCTAAGTGCATGGGATAAAGCCTGCTCAACACCCAAATCAGTTTTATTGGTTCCTCAAGGAAGGTCTTATCTGGTTAATGCAACAAGATTTAAAGGGCCATGTGCTGATAAGTTACTTATTCAG ATTGATGGAACAATTGTAGCACCAGACGAGCCCAAGAACTGGGATCCAAAGAACCCACGAAATTGGCTTGATTTTTCCAAATTGAAGGGTGTTCTTTTCCAAGGGGGTGGAATTATTGATGGCTCAGGCAGCAAATGGTGGGCATCATCTTGCAAAAGGAACAAGTCTAAT CCTTGCCGAGGCGCACCAACA GCATTGACTATAGATTCTAGTTCATCTGTATGGGTGAAAGGCCTTACTATCCAAAACAGTCAACAGATGCATTTTACCATTTCCCGGTCTCAATCTGTACGCATAATTGATGTACAAGTCTCAGCTCCAGAAGACAGTCCCAACACTGATGGAATCCATATTACTGATTCAACTAATGTCCTCCTCCAAAACTGCAAAATCGGAACAG GTGATGATTGCATCTCAATTGTCAGTGGCAGCTCTAATATTAAGATGAAGACAATATATTGTGGACCAGGGCATGGAATCAG CATCGGAAGTCTTGGGAAGGACAATTCATCAGGAATAGTTACCAAGGTGGTGCTGGATTCAGCATTCCTCAGAGGGACAACCAATGGCCTCAGGATTAAGACTTGGCAG GGAGGATCTGGCTTTGTTCGTGCAGTGCGTTATCAAAATGTAAGGATGGAAGATGTTGCAAACCCCATCCTTATCGATCAATTCTACTGTGATTCCCCAAATGAATGTAAAAATCAG aCATCAGCTGTGCAAATTAGCCAGATCATGTACCGCAACATTAGTGGGACTACAAAAAGCGCCAAGGCCATGAAATTTGCATGCAGTGACTCATTCCCATGCAACAACATAGTGGTGAGCAATATCAACTTGGAGAAGAAGGATGGCACAGTTGAGACCTACTGCAACTCTGCCACAGGCTTTGGATATGGGACAGTACACCCTGCAGCAGATTGCTTGAGTTCCTCTGACAAGGAATGCATTATCAATAACACTGAAAATGAAGAGCTTGCAGAAGCCATCCCAGAGGACCTTGTCCACACTGAGCTCTGA
- the LOC100241353 gene encoding polygalacturonase At1g48100, whose amino-acid sequence MSGLSFRRLAFMLLFAFLVWSSSTGTCHARRGKHWRHSRAASASLSKKKAKSHGSGSHHHGGSKSKPKAPSPPKQEVTPPPPEKKGSETFNVLDFGAKGDGDTDDTKAFQSAWASACKVEASTIVVPSEYVFLVGPISFSGPYCEANIVFQLDGTIIAPTNAKAWGSGLLWWIEFTKLRGITIRGNGVIDGKGSVWWQDSPFDDPVDDEAKLIIPLNRTAKENSPIPINSKLGSKMPSTKPTALRFYGSFNVTVTGITIQNSPQCHLKFDNCMGVSVYEMSVSSPGDSVNTDGIHLQNSKDVLIHATNLACGDDCVSIQTGCSNVYIHNVNCGPGHGISIGGLGRDGTKACVSNITVRDIIMHNTMNGVRIKTWQGGSGSVQGVLFSNIQVSEVELPIVIDQFYCDKGKCKNQTSAVALSGITYEKIKGTYTVKPVHFACSDNLPCMDVTLTGIELKPLQERYHMYDPFCWQTFGELTTPTVPPIDCLQIGKPSSNRIQSDHDSC is encoded by the exons ATGAGTGGATTAAGCTTCAGAAGGCTCGCATTTATGCTTTTGTTTGCCTTCCTTGTATGGTCCTCTAGTACTGGGACCTGCCATGCTAGAAGAGGCAAGCACTGGAGGCATAGCAGAGCTGCCTCTGCTTCTCTGTCTAAGAAGAAAGCAAAGAGTCATGGCAGCGGCAGCCACCACCATGGTGGTAGTAAATCAAAACCCAAAGCTCCATCGCCTCCAAAACAGGAGGTCACTCCACCACCCCCAGAAAAGAAAGGATCAGAAACCTTTAATGTGTTAGATTTTGGTGCCAAGGGCGATGGAGATACTGATGACACAAAG GCCTTCCAATCTGCATGGGCCTCCGCTTGTAAAGTAGAGGCATCCACCATTGTGGTTCCATCTGAATACGTGTTCCTTGTGGGACCAATTTCATTCTCTGGCCCTTACTGTGAAGCAAACATTGTATTTCAG CTGGATGGCACGATTATCGCTCCAACAAATGCCAAAGCTTGGGGCTCTGGTCTGCTATGGTGGATCGAGTTCACAAAGCTGAGAGGAATCACGATTCGAGGGAACGGTGTCATTGATGGGAAGGGTTCAGTCTGGTGGCAGGATTCCCCATTTGATGATCCAGTAGATGATGAAGCAAAACTCATCATTCCATTAAACAGGACCGCAAAAGAAAACTCACCAATCCCA ATAAACAGCAAGCTGGGTAGCAAAATGCCAAGCACCAAGCCAACA GCACTGAGGTTCTATGGAAGCTTTAACGTGACAGTCACGGGCATAACAATTCAAAACAGTCCCCAATGCCACCTCAAGTTTGACAACTGCATGGGAGTCTCAGTCTATGAAATGAGTGTCTCATCTCCTGGTGATAGCGTCAATACGGATGGGATACACCTACAGAACTCCAAGGACGTCCTAATTCACGCCACCAATCTCGCTTGTG GAGATGACTGTGTTTCTATACAAACTGGATGCTCAAATGTATACATACACAATGTGAACTGTGGGCCAGGACATGGGATCAGTATAGGAGGACTTGGAAGGGATGGCACCAAAGCCTGTGTCTCCAACATTACGGTCCGAGACATCATTATGCACAACACAATGAACGGTGTCAGGATCAAGACATGGCAG GGTGGCTCTGGGTCAGTGCAGGGAGTACTGTTCTCCAACATTCAAGTTTCTGAAGTGGAACTCCCAATTGTTATTGATCAATTCTATTGTGACAAGGGGAAATGCAAGAACCAAACATCGGCAGTGGCTCTATCTGGAATCAcctatgagaaaataaaagggaCATACACAGTAAAACCTGTACACTTTGCCTGTAGTGACAACCTACCATGCATGGATGTAACTCTTACCGGCATTGAGCTAAAGCCATTGCAGGAGCGCTACCACATGTATGATCCCTTCTGCTGGCAAACTTTTGGGGAGCTGACCACTCCTACCGTCCCTCCAATTGATTGCTTACAGATTGGGAAGCCATCAAGCAACCGGATTCAATCTGATCATGATTCCTGTTGA